The following proteins are encoded in a genomic region of Cryptococcus neoformans var. neoformans JEC21 chromosome 2 sequence:
- a CDS encoding nuclear pore protein seh1, putative, producing the protein MLQTDLLAPAHADLVTHLTYDYYGERLATCSADQRIKVFRKDEHGKWAEDANWKAHDAPILHLSFSHPIHGSLLASCSHDRTIRIWEEPSFSTSATAPAASTSRAWLERGILTGPTGAIRSVQFGPPDPAHGLRVASIATDGYLRVHTSLDPSLNDWSEVVRIHVPSLPGPSSAPSDDGGTGTASSSAAGTGLTGTLAMASAAGDSGGTSHHPHTSELATGGWGLSWCKERWWGPLIAVFAGTSPSLKLVSLSPTPSCVLLLTPSSTPSTTSSGPTQYAPLTCLAWAPNCGRNYHLLATGARDGTIRIWRVEPPGERGRVDYDTGGEVVKEWRGQCTGEFGKGGARIGTVDWNATGTMLSTTDDEGIVRIYKPTYARSWSLLGSLAAEEPPLEDGLNGH; encoded by the exons ATGCTGCAGACCGACCTGCTCGCCCCCGCGCACGCAGACCTCGTCACCC ACCTCACGTACGACTACTACGGCGAACGCCTCGCAACATGTTCCGCCGACCAGCGCATAAAGGTCTTTCGGAAAGACGAGCACGGTAAATGGGCCGAGGACGCCAACTGGAAG GCCCACGACGcgcccatcctccacctctccttctcgcaCCCGATCCACGgctccctcctcgcctcGTGCTCCCACGACCGCACAATCCGTATCTGGGAAGAaccctccttttccacgTCCGCCACCGCCcccgccgcctccacctcgcGCGCATGGCTCGAGCGCGGTATCCTCACCGGCCCCACCGGCGCCATCCGCTCCGTCCAATTCGGCCCCCCGGACCCCGCCCACGGCCTGCGTGTGGCCAGCATCGCCACCGACGGATACCTGCGCGTCCACACCTCGCTCGACCCGAGCCTGAACGACTGGTCAGAGGTCGTCAGGATCCACgtcccttcccttcccgGCCCGTCCTCCGCGCCCAGCGACGACGGCGGCACCGGCACAGCGTCCTCCTCTGCCGCGGGCACGGGTCTCACAGGGACACTTGCCATGGCCAGTGCCGCGGGCGACAGTGGGGGCACGAGCCATCACCCGCACACATCTGAACTGGCCACGGGCGGATGGGGACTCAGCTGGTGTAAAGAACGATGGTGGGGTCCTCTCATCGCCGTCTTTGCAGGtacctccccttccctcaaactcgtctccctctcccctaCCCCATCATGCGTCCTGCTCCTCactccctcctccactccttccaccacctcttccgGCCCCACCCAGTACGCCCCACTAACATGCCTCGCATGGGCACCCAACTGCGGGAGAAACTACCACCTCTTGGCCACCGGCGCTCGTGACGGCACCATCAGGATATGGCGAGTCGAACCCCCCGGCGAACGGGGCAGAGTCGATTACGACACTGGCGGCGAAGTGGTCAAAGAGTGGAGGGGGCAGTGTACCGGCGAGTTTGGAAAAGGTGGAGCAAGGATCGGCACGGTGGAT TGGAACGCAACAGGTACAATGCTATCTACAACAGACGACGAAGGTATCGTCAGAATATACAAAC CTACGTACGCAAGAAGCTGGAGTCTCCTCGGATCGTTGGCGGCGGAAGAACCTCCCCTGGAAGACGGTTTGAATGGCCATTAA
- a CDS encoding fructose-bisphosphate aldolase, putative: MSGALSVVPAGVVTGDNVRKLFKYAKDNKFAIPAINVTSSSVVNAVLEAARDINSPIILQVSQGGAAFFAGKGLKNGNQEASIAGAVAAAHFIRSVAPHYGVPVVLHSDHCAKKLLPWFDGMLEADEAYFKEHGEPLFSSHMLDLSEESKEDNIKDCVFYFKRMAKVNLWLEMEIGITGGEEDGVDNTSVDNNSLYTQPEDIWDVYSALNAISPNFSIAAGFGNVHGVYKPGNVKLRPELLGKHQKYTHEKIGGDEEKPLYLVFHGGSGSSKEEIREAVVNGVVKMNVDTDTQWAYLCGVRDFVLKKKDYLMTQVGNPEGADKPNKKQYDPRVWVREGEKTLVERVKEACVDLGNNNRN, from the exons ATGTCTGGTGCTCTCTCTGTCGTCCCC GCTGGTGTTGTCACTGGTGACAACGTCCGAAAGCTTTTCAAGTACGCTAAGGACAACAAG TTCGCTATCCCC GCTATC AACgtcacctcttcttctgttgtCAACGCTGTCCTTGAGGCTGCCCGGGACATCAACTCTCCTATTATCCTCCAGGTTTCCCAGGGTGGTGCCGCTTTCTTCGCCGGTAAGGGCTTGAAGAACGGCAACCAGGAGGCTTCCATCGCCGGTGCCGTCGCTGCTGCCCACTTCATCCGTTCCGTTGCTCCCCATTACGGCGT TCCCGTCGTCCTCCACTCTGACCACTGTGCCAAGAAGCTCCTTCCTTGGTTCGATGGTATGCTCGAGGCCGACGAGGCTTACTTCAAGGAGCACGGAGAGCCCCTCTTCTC TTCCCACATGCTTGACTTGTCTGAGGAGTCCAAGGAGGACAACATCAAGGACTGTGTCTTCTACTTCAAGCGAATGGCCAAGGTTAACC TCTGGCTCGAAATGGAAATCGGTATCACAGGTGGTGAGGAGGACGGTGTTGACAACACCTCTGTCGACAACAACTCTCTCTACACCCAGCCCGAGGACATCTGGGATGTCTACTCTGCCCTTAACGCCATCTCCCCCAACTTCTCTATCGCTGCCGGCTTTGGTAACGTCCACGGTGTCTACAAGCCCGGAAACGTCAAGCTCAGGCCTGAACTCCTCGGCAAGCACCAGAAGTACACCCACGAGAAGATCGGCGGTGACGAGGAGAAGCCCTT GTATCTTGTCTTCCACGGTGGTTCCGGTTCTagcaaggaagagatcCGAGAGGCTGTTGTCAACGGCGTCGTTAAGATGAACGTTGACACTGACACCCAATGGGCTTACCTCTGCGGTGTCCGTGACTTCGTcctcaagaagaaggactACCTCATGACTCAGGTTGGTAACCCTGAAGGTGCCGACAAGCCCAACAAGAAGCAGTACGACCCCCGAGTCTGGGTTAGGGAGGGTGAGAAGACTCTCGTCGAGCGAGTCAAGGAGGCCTGTGTCGACTTgggcaacaacaacaggaACTAA
- a CDS encoding expressed protein produces MTLASTQVGQTPDILQLICSYLPPSTLFSCLLTSSTFFHSSAPELYRSLHIKHARDCFVGATRQSNGFYTSSSASPTSSSSSSTTTRPRPISPYSKDAVLSFVRKVHIHTHGRNECPFVLHYINPLPHLEYVHLAGGVWPAELAAGDICDPETCQFLAKVCTRAKKAMIRQANLGPLKLLTSLEHVTVKIRPCQLPLYIFHDTAYQWSYPVPISSARIVDLVFWDERHSFRIEWRNVPGGGMRSSLMGLRYQLPSPYLGGESIMLKGCTYCDERGCIRHTPHAAVQLPALMATLGSLMNVKTIRVWNVDHTARRQWKQGMVTVETVKRRMEEAWLKARSEDLDCGGHDEQELDQGQQTGVSFHSASEYFTSAQFDMETDQEEAKYWQNLVEPSQAVLRLRRQVQDMFGGDDEAFDRYSERELEGLVENERWRR; encoded by the coding sequence ATGACTTTAGCCAGTACCCAGGTCGGCCAGACCCCCGATATTCTGCAACTTATCTGCTCTTATTTGCCCCCCTCGACACTGTTCTCCTGCCTCCTGACGTCTTCCACAttcttccattcttccGCACCAGAGCTGTATCGTTCACTTCATATCAAGCATGCAAGAGACTGTTTTGTGGGCGCTACAAGACAGTCGAACGGCTTCTACACGTCATCGTCCGCCTCgcccacctcctcctcttcttcttccacaacAACTCGACCACGACCCATCTCCCCGTACAGCAAAGACGCTGTACTGTCCTTTGTACGAAAAGTACATATTCACACGCACGGGAGGAATGAATGCCCCTTTGTGCTCCACTACATTAACCCGCTACCGCACTTGGAATATGTTCATTTAGCAGGGGGAGTTTGGCCTGCTGAGCTCGCAGCGGGAGATATATGCGATCCCGAGACATGCCAGTTTCTCGCCAAGGTTTGCACCCGtgcgaagaaggcgatgatAAGACAAGCAAACCTCGGCCCTCTCAAATTATTAACCAGTTTAGAGCACGTCACCGTCAAGATACGACCGTGCCAACTTCCGCTCTACATCTTCCACGATACAGCTTACCAATGGTCGTACCCCGTGCCTATATCTAGCGCCAGGATCGTGGATTTGGTCTTTTGGGACGAACGGCATTCATTCCGTATTGAATGGCGTAACGTCCCAGGTGGCGGAATGAGGTCGTCTTTGATGGGCTTGAGGTACCAGCTACCATCTCCATACCTCGGAGGCGAATCAATCATGCTCAAGGGCTGCACATATTGCGACGAGCGGGGTTGTATCAGGCATACTCCACATGCCGCCGTGCAGCTTCCGGCCCTGATGGCGACATTGGGTTCGCTTATGAATGTGAAGACGATCAGGGTATGGAATGTGGACCACACTGCCCGGAGACAATGGAAGCAGGGTATGGTCACTGTAGAAACAGTGAAAAGAcggatggaagaggcaTGGCTGAAAGCCCGATCGGAGGATTTAGATTGTGGGGGCCACGACGAGCAGGAACTTGACCAAGGTCAACAAACAGGCGTTTCATTCCACTCTGCCAGCGAGTATTTTACCTCGGCCCAATTTGACATGGAGACCGATCAAGAAGAGGCCAAGTACTGGCAAAACCTCGTAGAACCCAGTCAAGCGGTACTACGTCTACGCCGACAAGTCCAAGATATGTTTGGGGGAGATGACGAGGCGTTCGACCGGTACTCTGAAAGGGAGTTGGAGGGGTTAGTGGAAAACGAGAGATGGAGGCGATGA
- a CDS encoding tRNA (guanine-N7-)-methyltransferase, putative, producing MSKRTREESEMEAGPSTASPGVSVSPAPALTAGEVQLLKVPQKRFYRQRAHANVFIDHELDYPKRPELMDWSTHYPAYFSQPNEDGTITQGEKKVEWADVGCGFGGLLMALAPLFPEKLMLGMEIRTSVTKYVTDRIAATRQAQSLLPADSVDTKPGGYQNVSVIKANSMKHMPNFFAKGQLEKIFFLFPDPHFKNRKHKARIITPALLAEYAYVLRPGGILYTVTDVKDLHEWMAHHLHAHPLFEYIPTETLSDDPILEAARTATEEGQKVERNKGDKWVACFRRKEDPKEEDED from the exons atgTCGAAACGAACAAGGGAAGAATCAGAAATGGAAGCAGGGCCCTCAACCGCTTCGCCAGGTGTATCCGTTTCCCCTGCCCCTGCACTTACCGCCGGTGAAGTGCAATTGCTCAAAGTTCCTCAA AAACGATTCTACCGGCAAAGAGCACATGCCAACGTGTTCATCGACCATGAGCTCGACTA TCCCAAAAGGCCAGAATTGATGGACTGGTCAACACACTACCCTGCATACTTTTCCCAACCTAACGAGGATGGAACCATCACCCAGGGCGAGAAAAAGGTTGAATGGGCGGACGTTGGATGTGGGTTTGGTGGATTGTTAATGGCGCTTGCTCCCCTTTTCCCCGAAAAGCTCATGCTCG GTATGGAGATTAGAACATCCGTCACCAAGTACGTGACCGACCGTATCGCCGCTACCCGTCAAGCCCAATCGCTCTTACCCGCCGATTCGGTCGACACCAAACCGGGAGGATACCAGAACGTATCTGTGATCAAGGCGAATAGTATGAAGCACATGCCTAATTTCTTCGCAAAGGGACAG CTTGAAAAGATatttttcctcttcccggATCCTCATTTCAAGAACCGCAAACACAAGGCTAGGATCATCAC CCCCGCTTTATTAGCAGAATACGCATACGTCCTTCGACCCGGTGGGATTTTGTACACCGTCACCGACGTCAAAG ACCTCCACGAATGGATGGCCCACCACCTCCACGCGCACCCTCTCTTCGAATACATCCCCACCGAAACTCTGTCGGACGACCCCATCCTGGAAGCGGCGCGTACAGCGACAGAGGAAGGACAAAAAGTTGAGAGAAATAAGGGCGATAAATGGGTAGCTTGTttcaggaggaaggaggatccgaaagaggaggatgaggattaG